The Pseudopipra pipra isolate bDixPip1 chromosome 6, bDixPip1.hap1, whole genome shotgun sequence genome includes a region encoding these proteins:
- the MADD gene encoding MAP kinase-activating death domain protein isoform X40, with amino-acid sequence MVQKKRICPRLLDYLVIIGARHPSSDSVAQTPELLRRYPLEDHADFPLPPDVVFFCQPEGCLSVRQKRMSFRDDTSFVFTLTDKDTGVIRYGICVNFYRSFQKRVPKEKGEGTGGHRGREGQKVPKSGEASAPQEEVGTESSESGSSLQAPSAESTPDVNRSPRSKRLAKGSHRSRNSTLTSLCILSHYPFFSTFRECLYTLKRLVDCCSERLLGKKLGIPRGVQRDTMWRIFTGSLLVEEKSSALLHDLREIEAWIYRLLRSPMPVAGQKRVDVEVLPHELQPALTFALPDPSRFTLVDFPLHLPLELLGVDACLQVLTCILLEHKIVLQSRDYNALSMSVMAFVAMIYPLEYMFPVIPLLPTCMASAEQLLLAPTPYIIGVPASFFLYKLDFKMPDDVWLIDLDTNRVIVPTNAESLPALPEPEASELKKHLKQCLVSMTAITQKQLLTPDNKALASMSLNTQPILNLEKFQEGQEVPLLLGRPQNDLQSTPSTEFNPLIYGNDVDSVDVATRVAMVRFFNSPNVLQGFQMHTRTLRLFPRPVVAFQANSFLASRPKQTPFADKLSRTQAVEYFGEWSLNPTNYAFQRIHNNMFDPALIGDKPKWYAHQLQPIHYRVYDSNSQLAEALNIPAEKETDSDPTDDSGSDSVDYDDSSSSYSSLGDFVSEMMKCDINGDTPNVDPLTHAALGDASEVEFDDFQEYSGDMDEQTMDSENSQENNQPRSSSSTTASSSPSTVIHGANHEAADSAEIEEKLAAGFSNHLPSLPLQPSFPKISLDRRESDIAAGSMSSSEGVVRKREYDNPYFEPQYGFPTEDEDDEQEESYTPRFDQNLNGSRSQKLLRPNSLKLANDSDADSDSRASSPNSTVSNNSSEGFGGIMSFASSLYRNHSTSFSLSNLALPTKVGRDKNTPFPSLKGNRRALVDQKSSVIKHSPTVKRESPSPQGRTSNSSENQQFLKEVVHNVLDGQGVGWLNMKRVRRLLESEQLRVFVLSKLNRTIQSEEDARQDVIQDVEISRKVYKGMLDLLKCTVLSLEHSYANAGLGGMASVFGLLEIAHTHYYNKEPEKRKRSPTDGSVTPVGKDPGSSPRVEPKPAMQLPVPQIMPKPPSPAGKGPREFDTRSLKEENFIASIELWNKHQEVKKQKSLEKTRTEGVKQFDLGETDEKKSQISADSGLSLASGSQKSDFDSIPSGGPTVMVRSTSQDSEVSTVVSNSSGETLGADSDLSSNAGDGPSVENGGNLAGSRGTVSDSEIETNSATSSIFAKSHNLKQSVKDSKGSTPGRGPEEGNQRVYLYEGLLGKERSTLWDQMQFWEDAFLDAVMLEREGMGMDQGPQEMIDRYLSLGEHDRKRLEDDEDRLLATLLHNMIAYMLMIKVNKNDIRKKVRRLMGKSHIGLVHSQQINDILDKLANLNGRELPVRPSGSRHIKKQTFVVHAGTDTTGDIFFMEVCDDCIVLRSNIGTVYERWWYEKLINMTYCPKTKVLCLWRRNGQETQLNKFYTKKCRELYYCVKDSMERAAARQQSIKPGPELGGEFPVQDMKTGEGGLLQVTLEGINLKFMHSQVFIELNHIKKCNTVRGVFVLEEFVPETKEVVSHKYKTPMAHEICYSVLCLFSYVAAIRGKEAENKSKPPRPVSS; translated from the exons ATGGTGCAGAAAAAGAGAATCTGCCCCCGCTTATTGGACTATCTTGTCATCATTGGAGCCAG GCACCCAAGCAGTGATAGTGTTGCTCAGACTCCCGAACTGCTGCGACGTTACCCTCTAGAAGACCATGCAGACTTTCCTCTACCGCCTGATGTTGTGTTCTTCTGCCAGCCAGAAGGATGTCTGAGTGTGCGGCAAAAACGCATGAGCTTCCGTGATGACACCTCCTTTGTCTTCACCCTCACAGACAAGGATACAGGTGTCATTCGCTATGGAATCTGTGTCAACTTCTACCGCTCCTTCCAGAAGCGAGTACccaaggagaagggagaaggcaCAGGGGGACATCGAGGTCGGGAGGGACAGAAGGTCCCTAAATCTGGAGAGGCATCAGCACCCCAAGAGGAAGTGGGCACTGAGAGTTCAGAGAGTGGTTCTTCACTGCAGGCTCCAAGTGCAGAGTCTACCCCTGATGTGAATCGATCACCGCGCAGTAAGCGTCTGGCCAAAGGCAGTCATCGCTCTCGGAACAGCACCCTGACTTCACTGTGCATCCTTAGTCATTATCCCTTCTTTTCCACATTTCGTGAGTGTCTCTACACCCTCAAGAGACTTGTGGACTGCTGTAGTGAGAGATTGTTGGGCAAGAAGTTGGGCATTCCTCGTGGGGTGCAGAG GGATACGATGTGGCGGATTTTCACAGGCTCTCTCCTGGTGGAAGAAAAGTCCAGTGCGTTGCTACACGACTTGCGGGAGATTGAGGCTTGGATATACCGTCTGCTCCGGTCACCAATGCCCGTTGCTGGTCAGAAGCGGGTGGATGTGGAAGTCTTGCCACATGAGTTGCAGCCAGCTTTGACCTTTGCTCTGCCTGATCCATCCCGCTTCACCTTGGTGGATTTTCCATTACATCTGCCTTTGGAGTTGTTGGGAGTGGATGCCTGCCTGCAGGTGCTGACCTGCATCCTTTTGGAGCATAAG ATTGTATTGCAGTCCCGAGATTATAATGCACTTTCAATGTCTGTGATGGCCTTTGTGGCCATGATCTACCCATTAGAGTACATGTTCCCCGTGatccctctgcttcccacctGCATGGCCTCTGCAGAACAG ttgcttctAGCCCCTACGCCTTATATCATTGGTGTTCCAGCAAGTTTCTTTCTTTACAAactggatttcaagatgcctGATGATGTTTGGCTTATTGACCTGGATACCAACAGG GTGATTGTTCCCACAAATGCAGAATCTttgccagcactgccagaaCCAGAAGCTTCAGAGCTGAAAAAGCATCTGAAACAG TGTCTGGTTAGCATGACTGCAATCACTCAGAAACAGCTGCTCACTCCCGACAACAAG GCCCTGGCCAGCATGAGTCTGAATACTCAGCCCATTCTTAATCTAGAGAAGttccaggaggggcaggaggtgccactgctgctgggaagaCCACAGAATGATTTGCAGTCTACTCCTTCCACAGAATTCAACCCCCTGATCTATGGAAATGATGTGGACTCTGTCGATGTGGCTACCAG aGTTGCTATGGTGAGATTCTTCAACTCACCAAATGTTTTGCAAGGTTTCCAAATGCATACTCGCACTCTTCGTCTCTTCCCACGACCAGTGGTGGCCTTCCAGGCAAATTCTTTTCTTGCCTCTAGGCCGAAGCAAACACCTTTTGCAGATAAGCTTTCCAGAACACAGGCAGTAGAATACTTTGGAGAATGGTCACTCAATCCTACTAACTATGCTTTCCAAAGAATTCATAACA ACATGTTTGACCCAGCCCTGATTGGTGACAAACCCAAGTGGTATGCTCACCAGCTGCAGCCGATCCACTATCGAGTCTATGACAGTAATTCACAGCTGGCTGAAGCACTGAATATCccagcagagaaagaaacagattcTGATCCCACTGATGACAG tggcagtgacaGTGTCGACTATGACGACTCAAGTTCCTCCTACTCCTCCCTTGGTGACTTTGTCAGTGAGATGATGAAATGTGACATTAATGGTGATACCCCAA ATGTTGACCCCCTGACTCATGCAGCCCTTGGTGATGCTAGTGAAGTGGAATTTGATGATTTTCAAGAATATTCAGGGGATATGGATGAACAGACCATGGACAGTGAGAACTCCCAGGAGAACAATCAGCCTCGTTCAAGTTCCAGTACTACAGCCAGTAGCAGCCCCAGCACTGTCATCCATGGAGCAAATCAT GAGGCAGCAGACTCAGCAGAAATAGAAGAGAAGTTGGCTGCTGGATTTTCAAACCACCTCCCTTCCTTGCCACTGCAACCAAGCTTTCCCAAGATAAGCTTGGATCGTCGTGAGAGTGACATTGCAGCTGGCAGCATGAGCTCCTCAGAAGGGGTGGTGAGGAAGCGAGAGTATGACAATCCATACTTTGAACCTCAGTATGGTTTTCCTACGGAGGATGAAGATGATGAGCAGGAAGAGAGCTACACCCCAAGATTTGACCAGAATCTCAATGGAAGCAG GTCTCAGAAGTTACTCCGGCCAAACAGTTTAAAACTGGCCAATGATTCTGATGCAGATTCAGATTCCAGGGCCAGCTCCCCAAACTCTACTGTCTCCAACAACAGCAGTGAAGGTTTTGGGGGCATCATGTCTTTTGCAA GCAGCTTGTACAGAAACCACAGCACAAGTTTCAGTTTGTCCAACTTAGCCCTACCAACGAAAGTTGGGAGAGACAAGAATACTCCTTTTCCCAGCCTGAAAG GAAATAGACGAGCTCTTGTGGATCAAAAATCTTCAGTCATAAAGCACAGCCCAACAGTGAAGAGGGAATCTCCATCGCCTCAGGGACGAACTAGCAATTCCAG TGAGAAccagcagttcctgaaggaGGTGGTACACAATGTTCTTGATGGGCAGGGTGTTGGCTGGCTGAATATGAAGAGAGTCCGACGTCTGCTGGAGAGTGAGCAGCTCCGTGTCTTTGTACTAAGCAAGCTGAATCGCACCATCCAGTCAGAAGAAGATGCTCGACAGGATGTCATACAGGACGTG GAGATCAGCCGCAAGGTTTATAAAGGAATGCTGGACTTGCTGAAGTGCACAGTCTTAAGCTTGGAGCATTCATATGCAAATGCTGGCCTGGGAGGCATGGCCAGTGTTTTTGGCCTGCTAGAGATAGCACATACTCACTATTATAATAAAG aaccagaaaagagaaaacGCAGTCCAACAGATGGATCTGTCACTCCAGTTGGCAAGGATCCTGGATCATCCCCAAGAGTGGAGCCAAAACCTGCGATGCAGCTGCCGGTACCTCAGATAATGCCAAAGCCACCAAGCCCTGCAGGCAAAGGGCCAAGGGAGTTTGACACAAGAAGtctaaaggaagaaaattttattgCTTCCATTG AATTGTGGAACAAGCACCAGGaagtgaaaaagcaaaaatctttggaaaaaacga gAACAGAAGGTGTGAAACAATTCGATTTGGGAGAAACAGATGAGAAGAAATCCCAAATCAGTGCAGACAGTGGCCTCAGTTTGGCCTCAGGTTCTCAG AAGAGTGATTTTGACTCTATTCCCAGTGGAGGACCAACAGTTATGGTCCGAAGTACAAGCCAGGATTCTGAAGTCAGCACTGTG GTTAGTAACAGTTCTGGAGAGACATTAGGAGCAGACAGTGACTTGAGTAGCAATGCTGGTGATGGCCCGAGTGTGGAAAATGGTGGCAATTTGGCAGGATCCAGAGGCACTGTGTCAGACAGCGAAATTGAGACAAACTCTGCTACTAGCTCTATCTTT GCGAAGTCTCACAACCTGAAGCAGAGTGTGAAGGATAGCAAAGGCAGTACTCCAGGGAGAGGTCCAGAGGAAGGGAACCAACGTGTCTATCTATATGAAGGACTTTTGG GCAAAGAGCGTTCAACTTTATGGGACCAGATGCAGTTCTGGGAAGATGCTTTTTTGGATGCTGTAATGTTAGAGAGAGAAGGAATGGGGATGGACCAGGGACCTCAGGAGATGATTGACAG GTATCTTTCCCTGGGAGAACATGATCGAAAGCGTTTGGAGGATGATGAGGACCGTTTGTTGGCTACACTGCTGCATAATATGATTGCCTATATGCTTATGataaag GTGAACAAGAAtgatattaggaaaaaggtGCGACGTCTAATGGGAAAATCACATATTGGATTGGTGCACAGTCAGCAAATAAACGATATTCTAGACAAACTTGCCAATCTG aatgGACGGGAACTCCCTGTGAGACCCAGTGGCAGCCGCCATATCAAGAAGCAGACTTTTGTAGTACATGCTGGGACAGACACAACAGGAGACATATTTTTTATGGAG GTATGTGATGATTGTATTGTGCTTAGAAGCAACATTGGAACTGTCTATGAACGTTGGTGGTATGAGAAACTCATCAACATGACTTACTGTCCCAAAACAAAAGTGCTCTGCCTCTGGCGCAGGAATGGTCAGGAGACACAACTGAACAAGTTCTACACAAAGAAG TGTCGGGAACTATACTACTGTGTAAAAGACAGTATGGAGCGAGCAGCAGCAAGACAGCAGAGCATTAAACCAG